A stretch of the Halomonas sp. BDJS001 genome encodes the following:
- a CDS encoding DUF2971 domain-containing protein yields the protein MWSHYSDSHKGYCLEYNFPGPAIDSGLVLPVSYRHSPVDVTNLVRKSGAGNRGILVRAAMGSALVKGNPWEYEDEWRYVCFAERHDRELKGLKLNRVLLGCNASDELQHKVIEICRERGVGVVKQKKSPSSFDLIEGERLL from the coding sequence ATGTGGTCGCACTATTCTGATTCTCATAAAGGATATTGCCTTGAATATAACTTTCCTGGCCCTGCAATTGACAGTGGGTTAGTTCTTCCAGTTTCCTATCGTCATAGTCCAGTTGATGTGACGAATCTTGTAAGAAAATCGGGCGCTGGCAATAGAGGAATTTTAGTCCGGGCAGCAATGGGTAGTGCTTTAGTGAAAGGAAACCCGTGGGAATATGAGGATGAGTGGCGTTATGTTTGCTTTGCAGAAAGACATGATCGAGAGTTAAAGGGGCTTAAGCTGAATAGGGTTCTTCTTGGTTGCAACGCTAGTGATGAACTCCAACATAAAGTCATAGAAATATGTCGAGAGAGAGGGGTTGGAGTAGTCAAGCAGAAAAAATCGCCAAGTTCTTTTGACTTGATCGAAGGTGAACGGTTGCTTTAG